The following proteins are co-located in the Camelina sativa cultivar DH55 chromosome 12, Cs, whole genome shotgun sequence genome:
- the LOC104731334 gene encoding protein DETOXIFICATION 39-like — MDVTNETMSRTDLRRPLVDPTVDTEKRPPLDVGLESVLMESSLSYRRRIYLGACIELKLLSRLALPAILIYLVNSGMSVSTRIFAGHVGGQELAAVSLGNSCFNLVYGLMLGMGSAVETLCGQAYGAHRYDMLGIYLQRATIVLALVGLPMTILYTFSYPILILLGEPKTVSYMGSMYIAGLIPQIFAYAVNFTAQKFLQAQSVVSPSAYISAVALLLQISLTWVAVYVMNMGLMGIAYVLTISWWVIVGAQSFYIAVSPRFRHTWTGLSWTSFHGLWSFFKLSAGSAVMICLEMWYSQILVLLAGLLKDPTRSLDSLSICMSISALSFMVSVGFNAAASVRTSNELGAGNPKSALFSTWMATFVSFVISVAEALAVIWSRDYVSYIFTSDVHVAEAVSELCPFLAVTIILNGIQPVLSGVAVGCGWQTYVAYVNVGCYYIVGIPVGCILGFTFNYQAKGIWTGMIGGTLMQTLILLYVTYRTAWDKEVEKAKKRLDMWDEKKEPRQN, encoded by the exons ATGGATGTGACTAATGAGACCATGTCGAGAACCGATCTCCGGCGGCCATTGGTGGATCCGACGGTGGACACAGAAAAGAGACCTCCATTGGACGTCGGGCTCGAGAGCGTGTTAATGGAGAGTAGCTTGTCGTACCGAAGGCGTATATACTTAGGCGCGTGTATAGAGTTGAAACTACTTTCCCGGTTGGCTCTTCCGGCGATACTTATTTATTTAGTCAACAGCGGAATGAGTGTTTCCACTCGTATCTTCGCCGGTCATGTTGGCGGTCAGGAACTCGCCGCCGTGTCCCTCGGAAACAGCTGCTTCAATCTCGTCTATGGCCTTATG TTGGGTATGGGTAGTGCTGTCGAGACACTATGTGGACAAGCATATGGCGCCCACCGGTATGACATGCTTGGGATCTATCTCCAAAGAGCAACAATTGTCCTTGCTCTAGTTGGCTTACCCATGACAATACTATACACCTTCTCGTACCCGATTCTTATCCTCTTAGGCGAACCTAAAACAGTGTCATACATGGGATCCATGTACATCGCCGGACTCATCCCTCAGATCTTTGCTTACGCCGTAAACTTCACGGCCCAAAAGTTCCTCCAAGCCCAGAGCGTGGTGTCCCCCAGCGCGTACATCTCAGCCGTCGCACTCCTCCTCCAGATATCGCTGACGTGGGTCGCCGTATATGTAATGAACATGGGCCTTATGGGCATAGCTTATGTTCTTACTATATCTTGGTGGGTCATAGTTGGGGCACAGAGTTTTTACATAGCTGTTAGTCCGAGGTTCAGACACACGTGGACTGGTCTTAGTTGGACATCGTTCCATGGTCTTTGGAGCTTCTTCAAACTATCTGCTGGCTCTGCTGTTATGATTTGTCTGGAAATGTGGTATTCGCAGATTCTTGTTCTTCTTGCCGGTTTGCTTAAAGATCCAACACGCTCACTTGATTCTCTCTCCATATG catGTCAATTTCAGCATTATCCTTCATGGTTTCCGTTGGTTTCAACGCGGCTGCAAG CGTACGAACTAGTAATGAGCTTGGAGCAGGAAATCCGAAATCAGCATTGTTCTCTACATGGATGGCGACTTTTGTTTCCTTCGTGATCTCCGTGGCGGAGGCACTTGCCGTGATATGGTCACGAGATTACGTTAGCTACATTTTCACGTCGGACGTTCACGTGGCTGAAGCCGTCTCTGAGCTCTGTCCTTTCCTGGCCGTCACCATCATTCTCAACGGAATCCAACCTGTCTTGTCCG GAGTGGCAGTAGGATGTGGATGGCAGACATACGTGGCATATGTCAACGTCGGTTGTTACTATATTGTTGGTATTCCCGTTGGCTGTATTCTCGGCTTCACTTTCAATTATCAAGCCAAG GGAATATGGACCGGGATGATTGGAGGTACCCTCATGCAAACACTCATCTTACTTTACGTTACGTACCGAACAGCTTGGGATAAAGAG GTGGAAAAGGCTAAGAAACGTTTGGATATGTGGGACGAAAAGAAGGAACCTCGCCAAAACTA G
- the LOC104733416 gene encoding protein DETOXIFICATION 38 has translation MGSAVETLCGQAYGAHRYDMLGIYLQRATIVLAIVGLPMTVLYTFSYPILLLLGEPKSVSYMGSLYIAGLIPQIFAYAINFTAQKFLQAQSVVAPSAYISAAALLTVISLTWVTVYVMNMGLMGIAYVLTISWWFIVGAQTVYITSSLRFRDTWTGFSWRSFHGLWSFFKLSAGSAVMICLEMWYSQILVLLAGLLKDPALSLESLSICMSISVLSFMVSVGFNAAVSVRTSNELGAGNPKSVLFSTWTATFASFVISVVEALVVIASRDYISYIFTSDVEVAKAVSDLCLFLAVTIILNGIQPVLSGVAVGCGWQTYVAYVNVGCNYFVGIPIGCILGFTFNYQAKGIWTGMIGGTLMQTLILLYVTYTDWDKEAETARKRLDVWDEDKDTRQNS, from the exons ATGGGTAGTGCGGTCGAGACACTATGTGGACAAGCGTATGGTGCCCATCGGTACGATATGCTTGGGATCTATCTACAAAGAGCAACAATAGTTCTCGCTATAGTTGGCTTACCTATGACAGTACTATACACCTTCTCGTACCCGATTCTTCTCCTCTTAGGCGAGCCCAAATCAGTGTCGTACATGGGATCTTTGTACATCGCTGGACTCATCCCACAAATATTCGCCTACGCCATCAACTTCACAGCCCAAAAATTTCTCCAGGCTCAAAGCGTGGTGGCTCCAAGCGCGTACATCTCAGCCGCCGCACTCCTCACAGTG ATATCATTGACGTGGGTCACCGTATATGTAATGAACATGGGCCTTATGGGTATTGCTTATGTCCTTACTATCTCTTGGTGGTTCATAGTTGGGGCTCAGACGGTTTACATTACATCTAGCCTAAGGTTTAGAGACACATGGACTGGTTTTAGTTGGAGATCGTTCCATGGTCTTTGGAGCTTCTTCAAACTGTCCGCTGGCTCCGCTGTAATGATTTGTTTGGAAATGTGGTATTCACAAATTCTTGTACTTCTCGCCGGTTTGCTCAAAGATCCTGCACTCTCTCTTGAATCTTTATCAATCTG tATGTCAATTTCAGTATTATCATTCATGGTCTCCGTCGGATTCAATGCGGCTGTAAg TGTACGAACAAGTAATGAGCTTGGAGCAGGAAATCCAAAATCGGTGTTGTTCTCTACATGGACCGCGACTTTTGCTTCCTTCGTGATCTCTGTCGTGGAGGCCCTCGTCGTGATTGCCTCACGTGATTACATTAGCTATATTTTCACGTCGGACGTTGAGGTGGCTAAGGCCGTCTCTGACCTCTGTCTCTTTCTCGCCGTCACCATCATTCTCAACGGAATCCAACCTGTATTATCCG gAGTGGCAGTGGGATGTGGATGGCAGACATACGTGGCCTATGTGAACGTCGGTTGTAACTATTTTGTTGGTATTCCTATTGGGTGTATTCTCGGCTTCACTTTCAATTATCAAGCCAag GGAATATGGACCGGGATGATTGGAGGTACCCTCATGCAAACACTCATCTTGCTTTACGTCACGTATACAGATTGGGATAAAGAG GCCGAAACAGCGAGAAAGCGATTGGATGTGTGGGACGAGGACAAGGACACTCGCCAGAATTCGTAA
- the LOC104731335 gene encoding uncharacterized protein LOC104731335, with translation MAMMKIPNQYTKVEKEDPNEIIHRRAQFLIHKILERADTETLRHQQKRNTITIKISSFRVVGIRMKIGKKLRKLRKSCVMANKHGDLMPRLLKSLRRCFFCSSPPRDVSDLQPLFALHV, from the coding sequence atggcAATGATGAAGATTCCAAACCAATACACAAAAGTAGAGAAAGAAGATCCTAATGAGATAATTCACAGGAGAGCTCAGTTTCTGATCCACAAGATTCTCGAACGAGCCGATACAGAGACATTAAGACATCAACAGAAGAGAAATACTATTACTATCAAAATATCGTCGTTTAGAGTGGTCGGGATAAGAATGAAGATAgggaagaagctgaggaagcTAAGGAAGAGTTGTGTAATGGCGAACAAGCATGGTGATCTTATGCCACGTTTACTCAAATCTCTTAGACGTTGTTTCTTCTGTTCCTCTCCTCCTCGAGACGTCTCCGACCTTCAACCTCTCTTCGCTCTTCATGTTTAG
- the LOC104731336 gene encoding proteinaceous RNase P 3-like isoform X1 encodes MKLKKPSLPSSLLYAVPPCLSQTRLPYRAIPRRLASSANTALTFPSGVRVSSSTFVNTKLVTLRNRPVNLHIYCSMAGTDKRRSCHHDESPTKPNKKKKGGRNPEKNLLINLHSCSKSKNFSAALALYDAAITSSDIRLSQQHFQSLLYLCSASISDPSLQTLAIDRGFQIFDRMVSSGVSPNESCVTAVARLAAAKGDGDYAFKLVKDIVAVGGVSVPRLRTYSPSLLCFCESMEAEKAYEVEDHMDASGIVLEEAEIAALLKVSAATGREKKVYKYLHKLRECVGCVSEETSKIIEEWFCGEKASEVCANGIGSDIELLRAAVLKNGGGWHGLGWVGEGKWTVKKGSVSPAGKCLSCDEHLDCVDTNELETENFVDSLVALAVERKAKMNSCEPMADFSEFQEWLEKNGDYEAIVDGANIGLYQQNFADGGFSLPQLEAVVKELYNQSGNKKQPLILLHKKRVNALLDSPNHRNLVEEWINNNVLYATPPGSNDDWYWLYAAAKLKCLLVTNDEMRDHIFELLSNSFFQKWKERHQVRFTFVKGCLKLEMPPPFSVVIQESEKGSWHVPITCLNDEESLRSWICITRQSV; translated from the exons atgaaattaaaaaaaccttCACTGCCTTCTTCTTTGCTCTACGCCGTGCCGCCTTGTCTCTCTCAAACTCGCTTACCCTATCGAGCCATTCCTCGCAGGTTAGCTTCTTCGGCCAATACTGCTTTGACCTTTCCTTCTGG GGTAAGGGTTTCATCATCCACATTCGTTAATACAAAGCTTGTAACATTAAGAAACCGACCTGTTAATTTGCACATATACTGTTCTATGGCTGGTACTGATAAACGCCGCTCTTGCCACCACGACGAAAGCCctacaaaaccaaacaagaagaagaagggaggtCGTAATCCAGAGAAGAATCTCCTTATCAATCTTCATTCTTGTTCCAAGTCCAAGAACTTCTCAGCTGCGTTGGCTCTATATGATGCAGCTATCACTTCAAGTGACATCCGCCTCAGCCAGCAACACTTTCAAAGCCTTCTTTACCTCTGCTCTGCGTCCATTAGTGACCCGTCTCTTCAAACCCTTGCCATCGATCGTGGCTTCCAAATTTTTGATCGTATGGTTAGTTCCGGGGTAAGTCCTAATGAGTCCTGCGTCACTGCAGTGGCACGACTAGCTGCTGCCAAAGGTGACGGTGATTATGCTTTCAAGCTTGTCAAGGACATTGTTGCTGTCGGCGGTGTATCTGTCCCTCGTCTGAGAACTTATTCTCCatctttgctctgtttctgtgagAGTATGGAGGCTGAAAAGGCTTATGAAGTGGAAGACCACATGGATGCTTCAGGTATTGTGTTGGAGGAGGCAGAGATCGCGGCTTTGCTGAAGGTAAGCGCTGCCACGGGGAGAGAAAAGAAGGTTTATAAGTATTTGCATAAATTAAGAGAATGTGTTGGCTGCGTTAGTGAAGAGACTTCAAAAATTATCGAGGAATGGTTCTGTGGAGAGAAAGCTAGTGAGGTTTGTGCTAATGGGATTGGTTCTGATATTGAGCTGCTTAGAGCCGCTGTTTTGAAGAATGGGGGTGGGTGGCATGGTCTTGGGTGGGTAGGGGAAGGCAAATGGACTGTGAAGAAAGGTAGTGTTAGTCCAGCCGGGAAATGCTTGAGCTGTGACGAGCATTTGGATTGTGTAGATACGAATGAGTTAGAGACTGAAAATTTTGTGGATTCTTTGGTGGCTTTGGCTGTGGAGAGGAAGGCGAAGATGAATTCATGTGAGCCAATGGCGGACTTCAGCGAGTTTCAG GAGTGGCTTGAAAAGAATGGAGATTACGAAGCTATAGTAGATGGAGCAAATATTGGACTCTACCAACAAAATTTTGCAGATGGTGGTTTCAGTCTACCACAG CTTGAAGCGGTAGTGAAGGAGCTTTACAATCAAAGTGGTAACAAAAAGCAGCCGCTAATTCTGTTGCACAAGAAACGGGTCAATGCGCTTTTAGATAGCCCGAATCACCGGAATTTGGTGGAAGAATGGATTAATAACAATGTCCTATACGCGACTCCACCAGGTTCCAATGATGATTG GTATTGGCTCTATGCTGCCGCTAAACTGAAGTGTTTACTTGTGACTAACGATGAGATGAGAGATCACATTTTTGAACTATTAAGTAacagttttttccaaaaatggaaagaaagACATCAAGTTCGGTTTACCTTTGTCAAAGGTTGCCTGAAACTTGAAATGCCTCCTCCCTTTTCAGTTGTGATCCAG GAATCCGAGAAAGGATCATGGCACGTTCCAATAACGTGCCTAAACGATGAGGAATCTTTGAGAAGCTGGATTTGCATTACAAGGCAGAGTGTATAG
- the LOC104731336 gene encoding proteinaceous RNase P 3-like isoform X2, whose translation MKLKKPSLPSSLLYAVPPCLSQTRLPYRAIPRRVRVSSSTFVNTKLVTLRNRPVNLHIYCSMAGTDKRRSCHHDESPTKPNKKKKGGRNPEKNLLINLHSCSKSKNFSAALALYDAAITSSDIRLSQQHFQSLLYLCSASISDPSLQTLAIDRGFQIFDRMVSSGVSPNESCVTAVARLAAAKGDGDYAFKLVKDIVAVGGVSVPRLRTYSPSLLCFCESMEAEKAYEVEDHMDASGIVLEEAEIAALLKVSAATGREKKVYKYLHKLRECVGCVSEETSKIIEEWFCGEKASEVCANGIGSDIELLRAAVLKNGGGWHGLGWVGEGKWTVKKGSVSPAGKCLSCDEHLDCVDTNELETENFVDSLVALAVERKAKMNSCEPMADFSEFQEWLEKNGDYEAIVDGANIGLYQQNFADGGFSLPQLEAVVKELYNQSGNKKQPLILLHKKRVNALLDSPNHRNLVEEWINNNVLYATPPGSNDDWYWLYAAAKLKCLLVTNDEMRDHIFELLSNSFFQKWKERHQVRFTFVKGCLKLEMPPPFSVVIQESEKGSWHVPITCLNDEESLRSWICITRQSV comes from the exons atgaaattaaaaaaaccttCACTGCCTTCTTCTTTGCTCTACGCCGTGCCGCCTTGTCTCTCTCAAACTCGCTTACCCTATCGAGCCATTCCTCGCAG GGTAAGGGTTTCATCATCCACATTCGTTAATACAAAGCTTGTAACATTAAGAAACCGACCTGTTAATTTGCACATATACTGTTCTATGGCTGGTACTGATAAACGCCGCTCTTGCCACCACGACGAAAGCCctacaaaaccaaacaagaagaagaagggaggtCGTAATCCAGAGAAGAATCTCCTTATCAATCTTCATTCTTGTTCCAAGTCCAAGAACTTCTCAGCTGCGTTGGCTCTATATGATGCAGCTATCACTTCAAGTGACATCCGCCTCAGCCAGCAACACTTTCAAAGCCTTCTTTACCTCTGCTCTGCGTCCATTAGTGACCCGTCTCTTCAAACCCTTGCCATCGATCGTGGCTTCCAAATTTTTGATCGTATGGTTAGTTCCGGGGTAAGTCCTAATGAGTCCTGCGTCACTGCAGTGGCACGACTAGCTGCTGCCAAAGGTGACGGTGATTATGCTTTCAAGCTTGTCAAGGACATTGTTGCTGTCGGCGGTGTATCTGTCCCTCGTCTGAGAACTTATTCTCCatctttgctctgtttctgtgagAGTATGGAGGCTGAAAAGGCTTATGAAGTGGAAGACCACATGGATGCTTCAGGTATTGTGTTGGAGGAGGCAGAGATCGCGGCTTTGCTGAAGGTAAGCGCTGCCACGGGGAGAGAAAAGAAGGTTTATAAGTATTTGCATAAATTAAGAGAATGTGTTGGCTGCGTTAGTGAAGAGACTTCAAAAATTATCGAGGAATGGTTCTGTGGAGAGAAAGCTAGTGAGGTTTGTGCTAATGGGATTGGTTCTGATATTGAGCTGCTTAGAGCCGCTGTTTTGAAGAATGGGGGTGGGTGGCATGGTCTTGGGTGGGTAGGGGAAGGCAAATGGACTGTGAAGAAAGGTAGTGTTAGTCCAGCCGGGAAATGCTTGAGCTGTGACGAGCATTTGGATTGTGTAGATACGAATGAGTTAGAGACTGAAAATTTTGTGGATTCTTTGGTGGCTTTGGCTGTGGAGAGGAAGGCGAAGATGAATTCATGTGAGCCAATGGCGGACTTCAGCGAGTTTCAG GAGTGGCTTGAAAAGAATGGAGATTACGAAGCTATAGTAGATGGAGCAAATATTGGACTCTACCAACAAAATTTTGCAGATGGTGGTTTCAGTCTACCACAG CTTGAAGCGGTAGTGAAGGAGCTTTACAATCAAAGTGGTAACAAAAAGCAGCCGCTAATTCTGTTGCACAAGAAACGGGTCAATGCGCTTTTAGATAGCCCGAATCACCGGAATTTGGTGGAAGAATGGATTAATAACAATGTCCTATACGCGACTCCACCAGGTTCCAATGATGATTG GTATTGGCTCTATGCTGCCGCTAAACTGAAGTGTTTACTTGTGACTAACGATGAGATGAGAGATCACATTTTTGAACTATTAAGTAacagttttttccaaaaatggaaagaaagACATCAAGTTCGGTTTACCTTTGTCAAAGGTTGCCTGAAACTTGAAATGCCTCCTCCCTTTTCAGTTGTGATCCAG GAATCCGAGAAAGGATCATGGCACGTTCCAATAACGTGCCTAAACGATGAGGAATCTTTGAGAAGCTGGATTTGCATTACAAGGCAGAGTGTATAG
- the LOC104731337 gene encoding uncharacterized protein LOC104731337, producing the protein MNHQNQDTINSPPPAGNDGLAKRKRGRPRTKETSTPKPNTDLVGKEVSGVVEGTFEAGYLLNVKVKDSDIKLRGLVFIPDRVIPVTPENDVAPLVKMYVREEIKNKQTDEPLPVDQPMKEAAVVTTDAEINEYAQALTLMQQMSNGAVQAKEATPEKDEVMEEAANRLVEFFSNPVRNSVNAQARSPVVVQKGEARGFNLMEEPVSQGEKVPEELQLELGNKTTTMIANLFGGEKKTDDINMDEEGTPSVQ; encoded by the coding sequence ATGAATCATCAGAACCAAGACACCATCAACTCGCCTCCTCCTGCTGGTAATGATGGCTTGGCGAAGAGAAAAAGAGGTCGTCCGCGCACGAAAGAAACCTCAACTCCAAAACCTAACACTGATTTGGTGGGAAAGGAGGTTTCTGGTGTGGTGGAAGGAACCTTTGAGGCAGGCTATCTCCTGAACGTTAAGGTTAAAGACAGTGACATCAAACTCAGAGGTCTTGTGTTCATACCGGACAGAGTCATACCGGTTACTCCAGAAAACGACGTGGCTCCTCTTGTTAAAATGTATGTAAGAGAAGAGATCAAGAATAAGCAAACTGATGAACCTCTTCCTGTTGATCAACCAATGAAGGAAGCTGCTGTCGTCACTACTGACGCGGAGATTAATGAATATGCTCAAGCTTTGACATTAATGCAACAAATGAGCAATGGCGCGGTTCAAGCTAAAGAAGCAACGCCTGAGAAAGATGAAGTGATGGAAGAAGCCGCTAATAGGTTAGTGGAGTTCTTTTCAAATCCAGTGAGGAACAGTGTGAATGCTCAAGCACGGAGTCCTGTCGTGGTTCAGAAAGGTGAGGCTCGTGGATTCAATCTTATGGAGGAACCGGTTTCTCAAGGAGAGAAAGTGCCAGAGGAGCTTCAGCTAGAGCTTGgaaacaagacaacaacaatgaTAGCAAACTTGTttggaggagagaagaagacggATGATATCAACATGGATGAAGAAGGTACTCCATCAGTGCAGTAG